From Paenibacillus sp. V4I7, one genomic window encodes:
- a CDS encoding GntR family transcriptional regulator, with amino-acid sequence MNLSRNKRPLYLQIMNILKDRILHGVYPLGSNIPSEPQLEQEFDVSKITIRNAIKELAQEGYLEKSSGKGTKVIRNASTSKLSKWKRFTEVLVEEGHQIHKQLLRAEVVTNEVGTEPYQLFGERCLFIERLYHLNDTPYIHYSHYLSMQMSNFELSDLNDQSLYELLEEHGIALEKYRDEFAAATAPSHVEEILHVKEGTPLLKRIRYSYDERGNLIEFSKGYYSTVMHNYVVNYDS; translated from the coding sequence GTGAACTTATCCCGCAATAAAAGACCTTTATATTTACAAATCATGAATATCCTGAAGGATCGCATCTTACACGGTGTGTATCCCTTAGGATCGAATATACCGTCGGAGCCACAGCTAGAGCAGGAATTCGATGTCAGCAAGATCACAATTCGCAATGCCATCAAAGAACTTGCGCAAGAGGGATATTTGGAAAAGAGCAGCGGCAAAGGGACCAAGGTTATACGAAATGCTTCTACATCCAAGCTTTCCAAATGGAAGCGTTTCACAGAAGTTTTGGTTGAAGAGGGCCATCAAATTCATAAGCAATTGTTGCGAGCCGAAGTTGTAACGAATGAGGTAGGCACAGAACCTTATCAATTATTTGGAGAGCGCTGCTTGTTCATCGAGCGTCTTTATCACTTGAATGACACACCTTATATTCACTACTCCCACTATCTATCTATGCAAATGTCAAATTTCGAACTTTCGGATTTGAATGATCAATCCTTGTACGAATTGCTTGAGGAGCACGGAATTGCCTTAGAAAAGTATCGAGATGAGTTTGCTGCTGCCACTGCTCCTTCTCATGTGGAAGAAATCTTGCATGTAAAAGAAGGAACCCCTCTATTGAAGAGAATACGTTATTCGTATGATGAACGAGGCAATCTGATCGAATTCAGTAAAGGTTATTACAGCACGGTCATGCACAACTATGTAGTTAATTACGACAGTTAA
- a CDS encoding sugar kinase, whose product MAKRIAAFGEVMMRLQVPGYELLSQGSSLNYSFSGTGVNVSSALARLGHTGYLISRLPTNAVGDAAESYLRKLGITQSFIVRGGSYLGMYFLENGFGARPSRVTYSNRQESSFNTAPEHTYPITEIAKNMDIIHFCGITLAMNDRVREHMKALARAVKAQGGTVVFDCNYRPAHWGEGGYAKAKPHYEEMLQLADIVMMNEKDAMFTLGMHTDQIESQEQLMELIPAVAGQYQISVIAGTHRQINGDNTHSLRGFIYKDQSFTFSKLLTFSIYDRIGAGDAYTSGIVHGEVQGFSPEKTVGFAAAAGMLAHTIVGDTPMSSESDILRAMTEAVGDVER is encoded by the coding sequence ATGGCTAAACGAATTGCTGCTTTTGGAGAGGTCATGATGCGATTGCAGGTGCCGGGATATGAACTCTTGTCCCAAGGCAGCAGCTTGAATTATTCTTTCTCCGGTACAGGCGTGAACGTAAGCTCAGCACTGGCGCGTTTAGGGCATACCGGGTACCTGATATCCAGATTGCCGACTAATGCCGTGGGTGATGCTGCGGAATCGTATTTGCGCAAATTAGGTATCACACAATCGTTCATTGTTCGAGGCGGCAGTTACTTGGGCATGTATTTTTTAGAAAATGGATTCGGTGCGCGGCCCAGTCGCGTGACCTATTCTAATCGTCAGGAAAGCAGCTTCAACACAGCCCCTGAACATACTTATCCTATTACTGAAATCGCTAAAAATATGGATATCATACATTTCTGTGGTATTACACTGGCTATGAATGATCGGGTGCGTGAGCACATGAAAGCCTTGGCTAGAGCGGTCAAAGCGCAGGGCGGCACTGTTGTTTTCGATTGTAACTATCGTCCCGCCCATTGGGGCGAAGGCGGTTATGCCAAGGCTAAACCGCACTATGAGGAAATGCTGCAGCTGGCTGACATTGTCATGATGAACGAAAAAGACGCGATGTTTACCCTCGGCATGCATACCGATCAGATCGAAAGTCAAGAACAACTGATGGAGCTGATTCCAGCAGTTGCGGGGCAATATCAGATCTCTGTCATAGCAGGTACACACCGTCAGATTAACGGTGACAACACGCATTCGTTGCGCGGATTTATCTATAAAGACCAAAGCTTCACCTTTTCTAAACTGCTCACGTTTTCTATCTATGATAGAATTGGTGCAGGAGATGCCTATACGAGCGGTATTGTACACGGAGAAGTTCAGGGATTTTCACCGGAGAAAACCGTTGGATTTGCAGCGGCTGCCGGCATGCTTGCACATACCATTGTAGGCGATACTCCGATGTCATCAGAAAGCGATATTCTTCGTGCGATGACCGAAGCCGTAGGCGATGTAGAAAGGTAG
- a CDS encoding KDGP aldolase family protein, giving the protein MPNITKRFYKGRAALNVLANSVENAKDIFEAAEGYVLVGVLSKDYPTVELAVAAMKEYGKAIDEAVSIGLGAGDNRQAAVVAAIAKHYPGSHINQVFPVVGATRANLGDQESWINSLVSPTGRVGYVNISTGPVSAGQSEHAIVPVKTAIALVRDMGGNALKYFPMNGLSCEDELCAVAQACGEEGFALEPTGGIDMDNFETILRIALEAKVPQVIPHVYSSIIDKDTGKTNTQDVRKLLAIMKKLVDHHG; this is encoded by the coding sequence ATGCCCAACATTACAAAACGTTTCTACAAAGGCCGTGCGGCATTGAATGTATTGGCTAATAGTGTAGAGAATGCTAAAGATATATTTGAAGCAGCGGAAGGTTACGTACTTGTCGGCGTTCTATCCAAAGATTATCCGACGGTTGAATTAGCTGTAGCCGCAATGAAAGAATACGGAAAAGCCATTGATGAAGCCGTATCAATCGGACTTGGCGCTGGCGATAATCGTCAAGCTGCGGTTGTCGCAGCCATTGCGAAGCACTATCCTGGCAGCCACATTAACCAAGTATTCCCTGTCGTAGGTGCAACGCGCGCCAATCTTGGTGACCAAGAAAGCTGGATTAACAGTTTGGTCTCCCCTACTGGACGCGTTGGCTACGTCAATATATCAACAGGTCCAGTAAGCGCTGGGCAATCCGAGCATGCCATTGTACCTGTGAAAACGGCCATCGCGCTTGTCCGCGACATGGGCGGCAATGCCTTGAAATATTTCCCGATGAATGGCTTAAGCTGTGAGGACGAATTGTGCGCTGTCGCGCAAGCATGCGGAGAAGAAGGTTTTGCGTTAGAACCGACCGGCGGTATCGACATGGATAATTTCGAAACCATTCTGCGTATCGCGCTGGAAGCTAAGGTTCCACAAGTCATCCCTCACGTGTATTCATCGATCATTGATAAAGATACGGGGAAAACGAATACCCAAGACGTTCGTAAATTACTGGCGATCATGAAAAAATTGGTTGATCATCATGGCTAA
- a CDS encoding DgaE family pyridoxal phosphate-dependent ammonia lyase yields MALSLNAKYGLKRVINASGRMSILGVSAPTDTVMEAMKHGGQNYVEIADLVDKAGNYIAHILGSEAAVVVNSASSGIALSVAAVVTEGNRRKSERLHQDPIAKNEIIMLKGHNVQYGAPVETMLYLGGGKLIEVGYANEGKAEHIEDAITEHTAAILYVKSHHAVQKNMISVEEAWEIAQRNGVPLIVDAAAEEDIQKYVKYSDLAIYSGSKAIEGPTSGIIGGKRSYIEWVKVQLHGIGRSMKVGKETTFGLLQALDEYGVKEDKSEQEKAALQVLMPLSEMKGLKVTIVQDEAGRAIFRARIQIDPEQAGTTAKEVVTGLQSGEIAIYTRDYGVRQGYFDIDPRPLQGDDIEVIAAQIRKLVGGK; encoded by the coding sequence ATGGCTCTCTCATTAAATGCTAAATATGGTCTAAAGCGTGTAATCAATGCAAGCGGACGAATGAGCATTCTAGGTGTATCTGCTCCGACAGATACGGTCATGGAAGCCATGAAGCATGGCGGGCAAAACTACGTTGAGATTGCGGATCTCGTTGATAAAGCAGGCAACTATATCGCCCATATCCTAGGTTCCGAAGCTGCGGTTGTCGTCAATTCGGCCTCAAGCGGCATTGCACTCTCTGTCGCGGCTGTTGTGACGGAAGGAAATCGCCGCAAGAGTGAACGACTGCATCAAGATCCTATTGCCAAAAACGAAATCATCATGCTAAAAGGTCACAACGTTCAATACGGAGCCCCTGTTGAAACAATGCTCTACTTGGGAGGCGGTAAGCTCATTGAAGTTGGTTACGCCAATGAGGGTAAAGCTGAGCATATCGAAGATGCGATTACTGAACATACAGCTGCTATTCTTTACGTGAAATCTCATCATGCCGTCCAAAAAAATATGATTTCTGTTGAAGAAGCCTGGGAGATTGCACAGCGTAATGGTGTTCCGCTGATCGTAGATGCAGCTGCAGAAGAAGATATTCAAAAGTATGTAAAATACTCAGATCTTGCCATATACAGTGGTTCAAAAGCCATTGAAGGTCCTACTTCAGGGATTATTGGCGGGAAGCGTAGCTATATCGAGTGGGTAAAAGTACAACTGCATGGTATTGGTCGAAGCATGAAGGTTGGCAAAGAAACCACTTTTGGGTTACTTCAAGCACTTGATGAATATGGCGTCAAAGAAGATAAAAGCGAACAAGAAAAAGCAGCTTTACAAGTGTTAATGCCTCTCAGTGAAATGAAAGGTTTAAAAGTGACCATTGTACAGGATGAAGCAGGTCGTGCGATTTTCCGTGCACGCATTCAAATTGATCCTGAGCAAGCAGGAACTACGGCCAAGGAAGTTGTCACAGGACTGCAGAGTGGTGAGATTGCTATCTACACACGCGATTATGGCGTGAGACAGGGTTATTTCGATATCGACCCACGTCCGCTTCAAGGCGATGATATTGAAGTTATCGCTGCTCAAATACGTAAACTAGTAGGAGGCAAATAA
- a CDS encoding amidohydrolase/deacetylase family metallohydrolase, with protein MQERFVLHNVMHVNGDCLDIVIEDGKIAELTSSGDGHGQPIFDYSGVYVSSGWIDLHTHAFPDFDPYGDEIDEIGIKQGVTTIVDAGSCGADRIADLVASKERALTNLFAFLNISRIGLKRVDELSNMAWIDHEKAVQAVKQYKDIIVGLKARISKSVVRDCGIEPLLAARALSHETSLPLMVHIGSGPPSIEDILSLLEKKDIITHYLNGKANNLFDEAGKPLQAFTKAIERGVHLDVGHGTASFSFKVAEAAKQHQIGLDTISTDIYRGNRLNGPVYSLSHVLSKFLYLGYTLKEVIAAVTSHAANWLHKPELGRIQIGDVANLTLFTVQNEPTTLVDSEGDQRIADQIIQAKGVVVNGSLIKC; from the coding sequence TTGCAAGAGAGATTCGTATTGCACAATGTAATGCACGTCAATGGAGATTGTCTCGATATTGTAATTGAAGACGGAAAGATCGCCGAATTGACCAGCTCTGGGGATGGACATGGGCAGCCTATTTTTGATTATTCTGGTGTTTATGTCTCGAGTGGCTGGATTGATCTACACACCCATGCCTTTCCTGATTTTGATCCCTACGGCGATGAAATTGATGAAATCGGAATCAAACAAGGCGTAACCACCATTGTAGACGCTGGAAGTTGCGGAGCTGACCGAATTGCTGACTTAGTTGCAAGTAAGGAACGAGCTCTAACGAACTTATTCGCTTTTTTGAACATTTCACGAATTGGTTTAAAAAGAGTCGATGAATTATCCAACATGGCGTGGATAGATCATGAAAAGGCTGTGCAGGCCGTAAAACAATATAAAGATATCATTGTTGGATTAAAGGCAAGAATAAGCAAAAGTGTTGTTCGTGATTGCGGCATTGAACCTTTACTCGCTGCGCGTGCACTTTCTCATGAAACCTCTCTCCCCTTGATGGTTCACATCGGTTCAGGACCGCCGAGTATCGAAGACATCCTTTCACTTTTAGAGAAAAAGGATATCATTACACATTATCTGAATGGGAAAGCTAATAATCTTTTTGATGAAGCTGGAAAACCGTTACAGGCGTTTACGAAAGCCATTGAAAGAGGCGTACATCTGGATGTTGGCCATGGCACTGCAAGCTTTTCCTTTAAGGTTGCGGAGGCAGCAAAACAACATCAGATCGGTTTAGATACCATTAGCACAGACATCTACCGAGGGAACCGATTGAACGGCCCAGTATATAGTTTGTCCCATGTACTCTCGAAATTTCTTTACTTAGGCTACACTCTTAAAGAGGTCATCGCAGCGGTCACCTCACATGCAGCGAATTGGCTCCATAAGCCAGAGCTTGGTCGAATTCAAATTGGTGACGTTGCCAATCTAACCCTGTTTACGGTTCAAAATGAACCGACTACACTTGTCGATTCTGAAGGTGACCAGCGTATAGCAGATCAAATCATACAAGCCAAAGGAGTGGTTGTGAATGGCTCTCTCATTAAATGCTAA
- a CDS encoding nitroreductase family protein, protein MNYEDFKTIVLERRSVRNFTEQEVATEDIREIIDCARYAPSDTNSQTWKFIAIRNTEKIKHIEQLTWDQLHLRAAAAEEKGLSREARLLVKSFGPYATAFSDAPVLIICLATPYESKFRDRIFDPIQLVEDTVWAEEGIKSSCLASQNLMLAAHARGLATCPMTGPVLLAQDQIRAYLDIPEECQINMVIALGYPKDRPGKLARKEVDDILQIID, encoded by the coding sequence ATGAATTATGAAGATTTTAAGACGATTGTACTAGAGCGCCGCAGTGTTCGAAACTTTACAGAGCAAGAAGTTGCCACGGAAGATATTCGTGAAATTATCGATTGCGCCAGATATGCACCCAGCGATACGAATTCCCAGACATGGAAGTTTATTGCGATAAGAAATACAGAGAAAATCAAACATATCGAACAATTAACCTGGGACCAACTCCATCTCCGTGCGGCGGCTGCCGAGGAAAAAGGACTTTCTAGAGAAGCCCGCTTGTTGGTGAAGTCTTTCGGCCCCTACGCTACCGCATTCTCCGATGCTCCTGTTCTTATCATTTGCTTAGCAACGCCTTACGAATCGAAGTTCCGTGATCGTATTTTTGATCCGATTCAGCTCGTCGAAGACACTGTATGGGCCGAAGAAGGCATTAAGAGCTCCTGCTTAGCCTCTCAGAACCTGATGCTCGCCGCGCACGCTAGAGGCTTGGCAACATGCCCGATGACGGGCCCTGTGCTTCTGGCCCAAGATCAAATTCGCGCTTATCTGGACATTCCAGAAGAATGTCAGATTAATATGGTCATCGCCCTCGGTTATCCGAAGGATCGTCCAGGCAAACTGGCACGCAAAGAAGTCGATGATATTCTTCAAATCATCGACTAA
- a CDS encoding efflux RND transporter periplasmic adaptor subunit — MRKKKTWMLILTAVIVCGISSFLYISSHPNQMNTKNADAGSAFNALQFKVTKEDLVNSIEVKGKSSYEKETRVYAPFSGEIKAWHITDGAQVTKGQPLFELDASPLRSEIATLQSNLKKQKLEADLANFKAAGPGGDTGSVAAGAVSEDDARQRFAASEGRKIQEQLNAVNDQSIQLQLAKKQEKVEQASYVAPENGIFLFEDSSKIPKSIEESVRIGKIVDLTKLQLVCTVGEFDVFRIKPGMLVQVKVDALKQRKLQGKVEKVSKFAKTGTEQGTGSAQFEVTISLEPNEQLIAGLSLSGTIETDKKPQTIVVPTLAVLHEKEVYYVMLQTAQGVERRDIEIGMETPEKTEVLKGLNEGDTVVLQ; from the coding sequence ATGAGGAAAAAGAAAACATGGATGCTAATTCTAACAGCCGTCATTGTCTGCGGCATTAGCAGCTTTCTATACATATCAAGCCATCCTAACCAAATGAATACAAAAAATGCCGATGCAGGTTCTGCGTTCAATGCCCTACAATTCAAAGTCACAAAAGAAGATCTGGTTAACAGCATTGAAGTGAAAGGGAAGTCTTCTTATGAGAAGGAGACGCGCGTCTACGCACCCTTCAGTGGTGAAATAAAAGCTTGGCACATAACAGACGGAGCTCAAGTAACAAAGGGACAGCCGTTATTTGAGCTTGATGCCTCACCGCTAAGAAGTGAAATTGCAACCTTGCAATCTAACTTGAAGAAACAAAAGTTGGAAGCCGATCTAGCCAATTTCAAAGCTGCTGGGCCTGGGGGGGATACTGGCAGTGTCGCTGCAGGTGCTGTTAGTGAAGATGATGCCCGCCAGCGCTTTGCCGCGTCAGAAGGGCGTAAAATTCAAGAGCAGTTGAATGCAGTCAATGATCAATCCATTCAATTGCAGTTGGCGAAGAAACAAGAGAAAGTGGAGCAAGCTTCCTACGTTGCACCTGAGAATGGCATCTTCTTATTCGAAGACTCCTCCAAAATCCCTAAGTCTATCGAGGAAAGCGTGCGTATCGGTAAAATCGTAGATTTGACGAAATTACAGTTGGTTTGCACGGTTGGTGAATTTGATGTATTTCGTATTAAGCCAGGCATGCTCGTACAAGTAAAAGTAGATGCCCTAAAGCAGAGGAAGCTTCAAGGTAAAGTTGAAAAAGTGTCCAAATTTGCCAAGACTGGTACGGAGCAAGGCACAGGTTCCGCTCAATTCGAGGTTACCATTTCTTTAGAACCAAATGAGCAGTTAATTGCCGGTCTCAGCCTCTCAGGCACGATAGAAACAGATAAAAAACCTCAAACCATAGTCGTACCCACTTTAGCCGTACTTCATGAGAAAGAAGTCTACTACGTGATGCTGCAGACTGCTCAAGGCGTAGAACGCCGTGATATTGAGATTGGGATGGAAACCCCCGAGAAAACCGAAGTACTAAAAGGTCTGAATGAAGGCGACACGGTTGTGCTGCAATAG
- a CDS encoding ABC transporter permease produces MKLKDYLRLGWDQLQRRKVVTALCTVGIAIGSASIMVALGFGESIQHYSQKQMSFYLKTDEITIVDQNSDPNSPSKVTSSKLDLIRTFPHVKSVASFQDLGQFRFTVDDGKESYLDLKATELSTLEDFDSKFQQGEASDQDNNIVLNYGATLGVLDTKTQEVRNKLMQQNPSKEQSETYRQMGAIPYPLYQKQISLKSNSNQEQPGNPSGTNTIQPNEVTVRVVGVLKKPDGLPESMLQGNKAAYVSPETGLKILQAQNKSSTNRHVQYSEVRVKVDSSMNVKQVDEMIKKLQLTTQTNLYQEDRMKGEFAIVRLLLTGVGLFVLFVASISIVVAMTMSTHQRRRQIGIMKVLGANLKQIRNMFIVESSLLGMLGGFVGILLSYWVIWGINLLIIKFDSTNSSDPVEILFISFWILPVGMFFAIMTGVLSGLYPAVKASRTDALTAIKRE; encoded by the coding sequence ATGAAACTTAAAGATTACCTTCGTCTTGGCTGGGACCAGCTGCAGCGACGCAAGGTTGTGACGGCCCTTTGTACCGTTGGAATTGCCATTGGCTCGGCTTCCATTATGGTTGCCCTTGGCTTTGGTGAATCTATTCAACACTACAGTCAGAAGCAAATGAGCTTTTATCTCAAAACCGATGAAATCACCATCGTTGATCAAAACAGCGATCCTAACAGTCCTTCTAAAGTTACGTCAAGTAAGCTCGATCTCATTCGTACGTTTCCGCATGTTAAATCGGTGGCTAGTTTTCAAGATTTAGGACAATTCAGATTCACTGTCGATGATGGTAAAGAAAGCTACCTTGACCTCAAGGCAACAGAGTTGAGTACTTTAGAGGACTTCGACTCCAAGTTCCAACAGGGTGAGGCGAGTGATCAGGATAATAATATCGTTCTCAACTATGGGGCTACGCTTGGTGTCTTGGATACAAAGACGCAGGAAGTACGTAATAAACTTATGCAGCAAAATCCTAGCAAGGAACAGTCTGAAACCTACCGTCAAATGGGTGCTATTCCATACCCGCTATATCAAAAACAAATCTCGTTGAAATCGAATAGTAACCAAGAGCAGCCAGGGAACCCATCAGGGACGAACACCATCCAACCAAATGAGGTGACAGTTCGCGTCGTCGGAGTACTTAAGAAACCCGATGGATTGCCAGAGTCCATGCTGCAAGGGAACAAAGCTGCCTATGTATCCCCAGAAACAGGTCTCAAAATTCTACAAGCCCAAAATAAGTCCTCAACAAATAGACATGTTCAATATTCAGAAGTTAGAGTCAAAGTTGATAGTAGTATGAATGTGAAACAAGTAGATGAAATGATTAAAAAACTTCAACTCACAACACAGACTAATTTGTATCAAGAAGATCGTATGAAAGGCGAGTTTGCCATTGTTAGATTGCTGCTCACCGGTGTTGGCCTATTTGTACTCTTCGTAGCTTCCATTTCCATCGTGGTCGCGATGACGATGTCCACTCATCAGCGCCGGCGACAGATCGGAATCATGAAAGTACTTGGCGCGAATTTGAAACAAATCCGCAATATGTTTATCGTGGAATCTTCACTTCTAGGCATGCTTGGTGGCTTTGTTGGTATTTTGCTCTCTTATTGGGTCATATGGGGAATTAATCTTCTCATTATCAAATTCGACTCCACTAATAGCAGTGATCCCGTTGAAATTTTGTTTATCAGTTTTTGGATTCTTCCTGTCGGCATGTTTTTTGCGATTATGACAGGCGTCCTTTCGGGTTTATACCCCGCAGTTAAAGCTTCTCGAACCGATGCACTAACAGCAATTAAACGAGAATAG
- a CDS encoding ABC transporter ATP-binding protein: MLAIERLSHSFRTGQEETPVLHELNFRVEQGEMVALLGSSGSGKSTLLNLMAGLMKPTRGSILIAGQAIEKMSENRLAEFRRTHIGFIFQSYELIPHLTVRENVELPLVFQSVASQERKQRAMALLQQVGIGDKADMFPSQLSGGQQQRVSIARSLITKPAIVFADEPTGNLDTKTEKEIIDLLIDLNRNGITFVIVTHEHEVARRTQRILQLRDGYLLEGNDQEGEAG; this comes from the coding sequence GTGTTAGCCATTGAACGGTTATCTCACAGTTTCCGCACAGGCCAAGAAGAAACTCCCGTACTTCATGAGCTTAATTTCCGAGTGGAGCAAGGAGAAATGGTTGCTCTACTCGGCAGTTCAGGCTCTGGGAAATCAACACTGCTAAATTTAATGGCAGGCCTGATGAAGCCCACCCGTGGTAGTATTTTAATCGCTGGACAGGCCATTGAGAAAATGAGCGAAAACCGCTTGGCGGAATTTCGGCGGACTCATATCGGATTCATCTTCCAATCTTATGAATTAATACCACATTTAACCGTTCGCGAGAATGTAGAACTGCCACTTGTATTCCAAAGTGTCGCAAGTCAAGAACGTAAACAAAGAGCGATGGCTCTCTTACAGCAGGTCGGTATCGGGGACAAGGCAGATATGTTTCCGTCTCAGTTATCTGGAGGACAACAGCAGCGTGTCAGTATTGCCCGCTCCTTGATCACGAAGCCAGCTATCGTTTTTGCTGACGAACCAACGGGCAATCTGGATACGAAGACAGAAAAAGAGATCATCGATCTACTCATTGACTTGAACCGGAATGGCATTACGTTCGTTATTGTTACCCATGAGCATGAAGTTGCACGCAGAACGCAGCGCATTTTGCAGCTTCGCGATGGTTATTTACTGGAAGGAAACGATCAGGAAGGTGAAGCCGGATGA
- a CDS encoding MFS transporter, which yields MKTSNPTKPQDQLLKLFTFSFFMTMGIVVTFFPLYFDYKGYSKIQIGLLYAIGPLIGIATNLLWGFLSDRFQTVKKIMIILIIGQLITAILVFTAGWFSLLYICLAMFFFFQQPVNSLNDSQLMLSIRDSGKSYASFRVWGSIGFAVSAGGFGLLLRHYGTGLTPILCLLTISCTLVIVFLLKDARQGGKKMAFGGMLNIIRSKKFIWFLVLVIIMSVSHRFNDGFLALYMRQLGASDSLIGYAWMTSALSEIPVFFFLSKHGHRFKELPLLAFAGIVYAVRFFIMGSIQDPTWVIGVQLLHSLTFGIFLFTANRYISQIVPDEYRSSGQAIFAVAWSSIAGLISGTLGGWIFDLAGGSTVYVFAACLSIVAAIGFLGTHIFQNDESESMPSGR from the coding sequence ATGAAAACGTCTAATCCTACAAAGCCACAAGACCAACTACTCAAATTGTTCACGTTTTCCTTTTTTATGACGATGGGTATTGTCGTTACTTTTTTCCCGCTTTACTTTGATTACAAAGGATATTCCAAAATTCAGATCGGTTTGCTGTATGCCATTGGACCACTGATTGGGATAGCGACCAACTTGCTGTGGGGATTCCTTAGTGATCGCTTCCAAACGGTAAAGAAAATTATGATCATTCTGATTATTGGGCAGTTGATCACTGCCATCTTGGTATTTACAGCGGGTTGGTTCTCCCTGCTGTACATATGCTTAGCGATGTTTTTCTTCTTCCAGCAGCCCGTAAATTCATTGAATGACAGCCAGTTAATGCTAAGTATTCGAGATAGCGGTAAGAGCTACGCCTCCTTCCGCGTCTGGGGTTCCATCGGTTTCGCCGTATCAGCCGGTGGTTTTGGGTTGCTTCTTCGACACTACGGTACAGGGCTTACGCCAATACTATGCCTACTTACTATTAGTTGCACGTTAGTCATCGTCTTTTTGCTAAAAGATGCGCGTCAAGGTGGCAAGAAGATGGCCTTCGGGGGCATGCTTAATATCATTCGTTCCAAGAAATTCATCTGGTTCTTAGTGTTAGTTATTATTATGTCCGTTTCACATCGTTTCAACGATGGATTCCTAGCCTTGTACATGCGCCAGCTTGGGGCATCTGATTCCCTGATTGGGTATGCTTGGATGACCTCGGCGCTTAGTGAAATACCGGTGTTTTTCTTTCTGAGCAAACATGGACATAGGTTCAAAGAATTACCCCTGCTTGCCTTTGCCGGAATCGTATATGCCGTACGATTCTTCATTATGGGCTCTATTCAAGATCCTACTTGGGTCATTGGCGTTCAATTGTTACATAGTTTAACATTCGGTATCTTCTTATTCACGGCCAATCGCTATATTAGCCAAATTGTACCTGATGAGTATCGCTCTTCTGGGCAAGCCATCTTCGCTGTTGCTTGGTCTAGTATTGCGGGACTAATTAGCGGCACGTTAGGCGGTTGGATTTTTGATTTAGCTGGTGGAAGCACAGTCTATGTCTTTGCAGCTTGCTTATCGATCGTCGCGGCCATTGGGTTCCTAGGTACGCATATATTTCAAAACGATGAAAGTGAAAGTATGCCCAGTGGTCGATGA